One segment of Paenibacillus rhizovicinus DNA contains the following:
- the prsW gene encoding glutamic-type intramembrane protease PrsW — translation MLLFSIITAAVAPGIALLTYFYLKDRYEAEPIHMVLRVFLMGVLIVLPIMVIQRGLELWLGNGPVVFSFAVSAGVEELVKWFVIYHIIYKHKEFDEPYDGIVYAAAISLGFATVENVLYAIYQPMTVGSLLIRAMLPVSGHALFGVTMGYYLGKAKFAAADKAKRRFLILAAVFPLLEHGLYDYIMGSGSTYWALFIVPLMLYLWIRGVRRINRANAGSPFRLLAHEEEIKL, via the coding sequence ATGCTGCTTTTCTCGATCATTACGGCCGCTGTCGCTCCCGGCATCGCGCTGCTGACTTATTTTTACTTGAAGGATCGTTACGAAGCGGAACCGATTCATATGGTGCTTCGGGTATTTCTGATGGGGGTTCTGATCGTTCTGCCCATCATGGTTATTCAACGCGGATTGGAATTGTGGCTCGGAAACGGGCCGGTCGTGTTCTCGTTCGCCGTTTCCGCGGGCGTCGAAGAGCTCGTGAAATGGTTCGTGATCTATCACATCATTTATAAGCATAAGGAATTTGACGAGCCATACGACGGTATCGTATATGCGGCCGCGATTTCTTTGGGCTTCGCGACGGTCGAGAACGTGCTGTACGCGATCTACCAGCCGATGACGGTAGGATCGCTGCTCATTCGGGCGATGCTTCCCGTTTCGGGCCACGCGCTGTTCGGCGTGACGATGGGTTATTACCTTGGAAAGGCCAAGTTCGCGGCAGCGGATAAAGCCAAGCGTCGGTTTTTGATTCTAGCGGCTGTTTTTCCGTTGCTGGAGCATGGCTTGTACGACTACATCATGGGTTCGGGCTCTACGTATTGGGCATTGTTCATCGTGCCGCTGATGCTGTATTTGTGGATTCGAGGCGTTCGAAGAATCAATCGCGCGAATGCCGGCTCCCCGTTCAGGCTGCTCGCCCATGAAGAGGAGATTAAGCTGTGA
- the rpsA gene encoding 30S ribosomal protein S1 has protein sequence MSEETKVQESAAAETISQDALDNFVSLKKGDIVNGTIVKIEDNQVTVSLGYKYDGVIPLRELSSIQLDSATDAVQVGQEVQLKVVSIDDEKEKLVLSKKAIDSEKAWDVLQGQFEAGEVLEVTVADVVKGGLVADIGVRGFIPASMVERHFVEDFSDYKGRKIRVKVKEIDRENNKVILSAKEVLDQEFEQNKQSIIGGLQAGQELDGTVQRLTPFGAFVDIGGIDGLVHVSELSWQHVAHPKDVVAEGQSVRVKVLKVDPAAGKISLSIKAAQPGPWDSANGQFNIGDIVTGTVRRIVNFGVFVEIAPGVEGLVHISQLAHRHVATPNEVVQEGQEVKAKILDFNPAEKRVSLSIKETEEAPEQPARPERERGERSDRGDRGSRGPKVELNNPNVSLSNESMSFTLAERFGDKLKNLK, from the coding sequence ATGTCAGAAGAAACAAAAGTTCAAGAGTCCGCAGCAGCGGAAACAATTAGCCAGGATGCTTTGGATAATTTCGTGTCCTTGAAAAAAGGGGACATCGTGAATGGTACGATCGTCAAAATCGAAGATAACCAAGTGACTGTTAGCCTTGGATATAAATATGACGGTGTGATTCCACTTCGGGAACTTTCCTCGATTCAACTGGACAGCGCAACTGATGCTGTTCAAGTAGGTCAAGAAGTGCAATTGAAAGTCGTCAGCATCGATGACGAGAAAGAAAAGCTCGTTCTTTCGAAGAAAGCCATCGACAGCGAGAAAGCATGGGATGTACTGCAAGGCCAATTCGAAGCCGGCGAAGTGCTTGAAGTTACGGTTGCCGACGTCGTTAAAGGCGGTCTGGTTGCAGATATCGGCGTGCGCGGATTTATCCCTGCATCCATGGTTGAACGTCATTTCGTAGAAGATTTCAGCGATTACAAGGGCCGCAAGATCCGCGTAAAAGTGAAAGAAATCGACCGCGAGAACAATAAAGTGATCCTGTCTGCGAAAGAAGTACTGGATCAAGAGTTCGAGCAAAACAAACAATCCATCATCGGCGGATTGCAAGCAGGTCAAGAACTCGACGGTACGGTTCAACGCTTGACGCCATTCGGCGCATTCGTTGACATCGGCGGCATCGACGGCCTCGTTCACGTATCCGAACTGTCCTGGCAGCATGTTGCACATCCGAAGGATGTCGTTGCTGAAGGCCAATCCGTACGCGTGAAAGTACTGAAAGTGGATCCGGCTGCAGGCAAAATCAGCCTTAGCATCAAAGCGGCTCAACCAGGTCCTTGGGATTCCGCGAACGGTCAATTCAACATTGGCGACATCGTTACGGGTACTGTGCGCCGTATCGTAAACTTCGGCGTATTCGTCGAAATCGCGCCAGGCGTTGAAGGTCTCGTTCACATCTCCCAACTTGCGCACCGTCACGTGGCTACGCCAAATGAAGTTGTTCAAGAAGGCCAAGAAGTGAAAGCGAAAATTCTGGACTTTAATCCGGCCGAGAAACGCGTTAGCCTGAGCATTAAAGAAACAGAAGAAGCGCCGGAACAACCAGCTCGTCCTGAGAGAGAGCGCGGCGAACGCAGCGATCGCGGAGACCGTGGTTCGCGCGGCCCTAAAGTCGAGCTGAACAACCCGAACGTAAGCCTCAGCAACGAAAGCATGAGCTTCACGCTGGCTGAGCGTTTCGGCGACAAGCTGAAAAACTTGAAATAA
- a CDS encoding capping complex subunit for YIEGIA — MAKIVAIVTDSHDHVAGGAPIFVESDKEKRESTAFLLEKILDAIAHDLKNGNYILVDHRAE, encoded by the coding sequence ATGGCTAAAATCGTAGCGATCGTCACGGATTCGCATGACCATGTCGCCGGCGGAGCGCCGATTTTCGTTGAAAGCGACAAAGAAAAACGGGAATCGACAGCATTCCTCCTGGAGAAGATTTTGGATGCGATCGCACATGATTTGAAAAACGGGAATTACATTCTCGTTGATCACCGTGCGGAATGA
- a CDS encoding genetic competence negative regulator: protein MKIERLNQDKIRIFLTFDDLLERGIQKEDMWREIPKVHELFSEMMDQAYSELGFDASGPLAVEVFALPAQGMVVIVTRGKVNGKSDDHMQEEENDEDVYEMEVTLEQSDIVLYAFRDIEDVISVCKQLKAADLIEDGRLYAYNGKYMLAFEPVGIELPRYHAIIALLAEYGEAASVTTAVLEEYGKVVVPAKAVLEICTHF from the coding sequence ATGAAAATCGAACGGCTCAATCAAGACAAAATCCGCATCTTCCTGACGTTCGACGACTTGCTGGAGCGTGGGATCCAGAAGGAAGACATGTGGCGCGAAATTCCGAAGGTTCATGAACTCTTCAGCGAAATGATGGATCAAGCCTACAGCGAACTGGGCTTCGACGCCAGCGGACCGCTGGCTGTAGAAGTGTTCGCGCTTCCGGCCCAAGGCATGGTCGTCATCGTAACGCGAGGCAAAGTAAATGGAAAATCGGACGACCACATGCAAGAAGAAGAGAACGATGAAGACGTCTACGAGATGGAAGTCACGCTGGAGCAGAGCGATATCGTGCTTTACGCGTTCCGTGATATCGAGGATGTCATCTCCGTCTGCAAACAGCTCAAAGCAGCGGATTTGATCGAAGACGGACGTCTCTATGCCTACAACGGCAAATATATGCTAGCTTTCGAGCCGGTCGGCATCGAGCTTCCGCGTTATCATGCCATCATCGCCCTGCTGGCTGAATACGGAGAAGCTGCTTCCGTTACGACCGCCGTTCTCGAAGAATACGGCAAAGTGGTCGTGCCCGCCAAAGCGGTGCTCGAAATCTGCACTCATTTTTAA
- the ypeB gene encoding germination protein YpeB, whose protein sequence is MYRRLSAVLFPVMTLFFIGSIYWGYQEHQEKNSILIKAENQYQRAFHDLSYHVDQLHRELGNTLAVNSASQGFQRKGLVNTWRLTSEAQNEINQLPLTLLPFSKTEEFLSKIANFSYKTSVRDLTKQPLSPNEFKTLKTLYADSEYISKSLYGVQEKVIGNNLRWMDVETALATEKQPGDNSIIDGFKTVDKKVSEYPELDWGPSVASMYQKRTVKMLGGQMSTPEEVKRLAAKFLKLDEAKANEIRVVENGKGTEYSSFSATYKANKADNPIELDYSQKGAQLIWFENPRDIGKSVISIQDAKQKASDFLARHGYPAMKAVSYDDGNATATFTYVETQDGVLIYPAKLTVKIARDNGEAVAIQAADYVYEHRKRKLPKPKLMSADARVSLNPDFKVSREQLALIKNDADQEVLCYEFVGKINGAVYKIYVNADSGVEENIEQLPE, encoded by the coding sequence ATGTATCGTCGCTTAAGCGCGGTGCTTTTCCCGGTCATGACGCTGTTCTTCATCGGCTCCATCTATTGGGGCTACCAGGAGCACCAAGAGAAAAACTCCATACTGATCAAGGCCGAAAACCAGTACCAGCGCGCCTTTCACGACTTGTCTTACCACGTGGACCAGCTGCATCGCGAGCTTGGCAACACGCTTGCCGTCAACAGCGCCTCCCAAGGGTTTCAGCGCAAAGGACTGGTCAATACTTGGCGGCTGACGAGCGAGGCGCAGAACGAAATCAATCAACTGCCGCTTACGCTTCTTCCTTTCAGCAAGACGGAAGAGTTCCTGTCCAAAATCGCCAATTTCTCGTACAAGACTTCGGTCAGAGACTTAACGAAACAGCCGCTCAGCCCGAACGAGTTCAAAACGCTCAAGACGCTGTATGCGGATTCCGAGTACATTTCTAAGTCGCTTTACGGCGTGCAAGAGAAAGTCATCGGCAACAATTTGCGCTGGATGGACGTCGAAACCGCGCTCGCCACGGAAAAACAGCCGGGGGACAACTCGATTATCGACGGGTTCAAAACCGTGGACAAGAAGGTCAGCGAATATCCGGAGCTGGACTGGGGGCCTTCGGTCGCGAGCATGTACCAGAAGCGGACGGTCAAGATGCTGGGCGGCCAGATGAGCACGCCCGAAGAAGTAAAGCGCCTCGCGGCGAAATTTCTGAAGCTTGACGAAGCCAAGGCCAACGAGATCCGCGTCGTGGAGAATGGCAAAGGGACCGAATATTCGTCCTTCTCCGCAACCTATAAGGCAAACAAGGCCGACAATCCGATCGAGCTGGACTACTCGCAGAAGGGCGCTCAACTGATCTGGTTCGAGAATCCGCGCGATATCGGCAAATCCGTGATCAGCATTCAGGATGCGAAGCAGAAAGCATCGGATTTTCTGGCTCGCCACGGCTATCCTGCAATGAAGGCCGTCTCTTACGATGACGGGAACGCCACGGCGACGTTTACCTATGTTGAAACGCAGGACGGCGTACTCATCTACCCGGCCAAGCTGACGGTCAAAATCGCGCGCGATAACGGGGAGGCCGTGGCCATTCAGGCTGCAGATTACGTGTACGAGCACCGTAAACGCAAACTGCCGAAGCCGAAGCTGATGAGCGCGGATGCGCGGGTCTCGCTCAATCCCGATTTCAAAGTATCGCGGGAGCAGCTGGCGCTGATTAAGAATGACGCGGATCAGGAAGTGCTCTGTTATGAGTTTGTCGGCAAAATAAATGGAGCGGTCTATAAAATTTACGTAAATGCGGACAGCGGCGTGGAAGAGAACATCGAGCAGCTTCCGGAATAA
- a CDS encoding YIEGIA family protein produces the protein MWEHIWTHLKSGQPHHVLYGIMLGVAFGLGSRLMMLRTDYRQYPTYPHGRIIHISLGVIAASLGAVAIPALYKKDFTAITFLTLAAQQFRDVRNMERQTLTKIDSMELVQRGSTYIEGIAMVFEGRNYLVILSSLLTSLASLALGLPFGIAMGVLTLVLVNSLKSGKSIAHIAKAEIAEVKVDGPDLYVGDVYIMNVGLSSNQQIIAERGLGIILTPYNPNGKATLSNLGQRQAILFDLSTILGVYRDDGEPALVPMAKLDIKDGRLAVFLLPQEKDPAKAKAVVLKVPILESAVRMPTEASVNQGESKQHG, from the coding sequence ATGTGGGAACATATATGGACGCATTTGAAATCGGGTCAGCCTCATCATGTGTTGTATGGCATCATGCTCGGCGTGGCCTTCGGATTGGGTTCACGCCTCATGATGCTTCGAACGGACTATCGCCAATACCCTACATATCCCCACGGGCGCATCATTCATATTTCGCTTGGCGTCATAGCTGCTTCACTCGGAGCCGTGGCGATACCGGCGCTGTATAAGAAAGACTTTACGGCGATAACCTTCCTGACGCTGGCGGCACAGCAATTTCGGGATGTGCGCAACATGGAGCGCCAAACGCTGACCAAAATCGACAGCATGGAGCTTGTGCAGCGCGGCTCGACTTACATTGAAGGGATCGCGATGGTTTTTGAAGGCCGCAATTACTTGGTTATTCTATCGTCGCTGCTGACGAGTCTGGCCTCGCTGGCACTCGGTCTTCCGTTCGGCATCGCGATGGGCGTGCTGACATTGGTGCTCGTTAATTCTTTGAAATCAGGCAAATCCATTGCTCACATAGCGAAAGCGGAGATTGCCGAAGTGAAAGTGGATGGTCCGGATCTATACGTCGGCGATGTCTATATCATGAACGTAGGACTTTCCTCGAACCAACAAATCATCGCGGAACGAGGGCTTGGCATCATACTGACGCCGTATAATCCCAATGGAAAAGCGACGCTCAGCAATCTCGGCCAGCGGCAGGCGATTTTATTCGATTTATCCACCATTCTCGGCGTGTACCGCGACGATGGCGAGCCTGCGCTCGTTCCGATGGCGAAGCTGGACATCAAGGACGGCCGGTTGGCGGTATTCCTGCTGCCGCAGGAGAAGGATCCGGCGAAGGCCAAGGCCGTCGTTCTGAAAGTGCCGATCCTCGAATCCGCTGTACGCATGCCGACCGAAGCGAGCGTCAATCAAGGGGAGAGCAAGCAACATGGCTAA
- a CDS encoding polysaccharide deacetylase family protein: MRKLRALQTTIALALMLLLVAIAGCSEAADSTSQDNADAVLPGSGAVSNPNNPTSSGTAEAADTNNSGGASNAAAPAVAPSKTPKKLYRMNAVYSFVPINKEAASSKVVLLTFDDGPKADKTLGSLLDTLDKHKAKAIFFVNGYRVKQHPELLQKIADRGQTIGNHSWDHIDLKKEKMETVKKQIGDVQTIVNKVTGHKPVFFRPPFGSGNDQVKGFVRDSGMLYMTWSDGSLDWDSSTKNKPDKVVANVLEQLHPGVNILMHELPWTTQALDSLLTKLEAKGYGFIDPATIDLGLHPTAASAK; the protein is encoded by the coding sequence ATGCGGAAGCTTAGAGCTTTACAGACGACGATTGCGCTGGCGCTTATGCTGCTATTGGTAGCAATAGCCGGCTGCTCAGAGGCTGCCGATTCAACATCGCAAGACAACGCGGATGCGGTTCTGCCTGGTTCCGGCGCTGTCAGCAATCCCAACAATCCAACCAGCAGCGGAACTGCTGAAGCCGCCGATACGAATAATTCCGGCGGAGCATCGAACGCCGCGGCACCTGCCGTCGCGCCCTCGAAAACGCCAAAAAAGCTGTACCGGATGAATGCCGTTTACAGCTTCGTTCCTATTAATAAGGAAGCGGCCAGCAGCAAGGTCGTGCTGCTGACGTTCGATGACGGCCCCAAGGCCGACAAAACGCTCGGTTCCCTGCTCGATACGCTCGACAAGCATAAAGCGAAAGCCATCTTCTTCGTCAACGGCTATCGCGTCAAGCAGCATCCTGAACTGCTTCAAAAAATCGCCGACCGCGGTCAAACGATTGGCAATCATTCCTGGGACCATATCGATTTGAAGAAGGAAAAAATGGAAACGGTCAAGAAGCAAATCGGCGACGTGCAAACGATCGTCAACAAAGTGACGGGCCACAAGCCAGTGTTCTTCCGCCCGCCATTCGGATCGGGCAATGATCAGGTCAAAGGCTTCGTTCGCGATAGCGGGATGCTCTATATGACCTGGTCCGACGGCTCGCTCGATTGGGACAGCAGCACGAAGAATAAGCCGGATAAAGTCGTCGCCAATGTGCTGGAACAGCTTCATCCCGGCGTCAATATCCTCATGCACGAGCTCCCCTGGACTACCCAAGCCTTGGATTCTCTGCTCACGAAGCTGGAAGCGAAAGGCTACGGCTTTATCGATCCGGCAACGATCGATCTCGGGCTCCATCCGACGGCGGCGTCCGCAAAATAA
- the cmk gene encoding (d)CMP kinase, with product MNGGSISGRINVAIDGPAGAGKSTVARKVAEQLGYIYIDTGAMYRAVAYAAIGAGITPDDSDRLGQLVQTLKIVLAPGDEGQTVWLNGENVTSAIRTREVTLIVSQIASHEPVRLKLVELQRGLADAKGIVMDGRDIGTHVLPNAEVKVFLVASVKVRALRRFQELSGNEAVPLQQLEQEIAERDRSDERREISPLICAKDAEVIDSTELSIDQVVALILDLCRTKTVEAK from the coding sequence ATGAATGGGGGAAGCATCAGCGGCCGTATTAATGTGGCAATCGATGGTCCGGCAGGAGCCGGTAAGAGCACCGTTGCCCGTAAAGTCGCTGAACAACTTGGTTACATTTACATTGATACGGGTGCGATGTACCGGGCTGTTGCTTATGCAGCAATTGGTGCGGGTATCACCCCTGACGATTCGGACAGGCTGGGTCAGCTCGTTCAAACGTTGAAGATCGTGCTTGCGCCTGGCGACGAAGGACAGACAGTTTGGCTGAATGGCGAGAATGTCACGTCAGCAATCCGGACTCGCGAAGTGACGCTGATCGTATCGCAAATCGCTTCCCACGAACCCGTTAGACTCAAGTTGGTCGAGCTTCAGCGGGGACTGGCAGATGCCAAAGGCATCGTCATGGACGGCCGTGATATCGGCACGCATGTATTGCCGAATGCGGAAGTAAAGGTATTCCTTGTCGCCAGCGTCAAGGTGCGCGCGCTTAGACGGTTTCAAGAGCTGAGCGGGAACGAAGCCGTGCCGCTGCAGCAACTGGAACAGGAGATCGCGGAGCGCGACCGCAGCGATGAGCGCAGGGAAATTTCGCCTTTGATTTGTGCGAAGGATGCGGAAGTGATCGACAGCACAGAGCTTTCGATCGACCAAGTCGTTGCACTTATTCTAGACTTATGCCGAACCAAAACGGTGGAGGCGAAGTAA
- a CDS encoding lysophospholipid acyltransferase family protein, which produces MLYSICRSLLRIIYAVLFRFEASGLENIPSSGPVVLCSNHISLLDPTTVGTKVNRKVHYMAKAELFNVPVFGPFIRSLGAFPVKRGGVSKEAIRTAITLLKEGKVMGIFPEGSRSAGDSAGKKGAAMIALRSGAVVIPVAIIGKYNIFRKMRIKYGKPIDMSDFIQDSSSDVLERVTETIMSNIRRMVKEG; this is translated from the coding sequence ATGCTATATAGCATCTGTCGCAGTTTGCTGCGCATCATTTACGCCGTCCTTTTCCGATTCGAAGCAAGCGGCTTGGAGAACATTCCTTCTTCCGGTCCCGTCGTTCTCTGCTCCAATCATATCAGCCTGCTTGATCCGACGACCGTTGGCACCAAAGTGAACCGCAAAGTTCACTACATGGCAAAGGCGGAGCTGTTCAACGTACCCGTGTTCGGGCCGTTTATCCGTTCTTTGGGCGCTTTTCCCGTCAAACGGGGAGGGGTCAGCAAGGAGGCCATCCGCACGGCGATCACTTTGTTGAAGGAAGGCAAAGTGATGGGAATCTTCCCGGAAGGTTCCAGGTCCGCAGGTGACAGCGCAGGCAAGAAGGGCGCTGCCATGATTGCTTTAAGAAGCGGCGCAGTGGTTATCCCGGTCGCCATTATCGGAAAGTACAATATCTTCCGTAAGATGCGTATCAAGTATGGCAAGCCCATCGATATGTCGGACTTCATTCAAGATTCATCTTCCGATGTGCTGGAGAGAGTGACGGAAACCATCATGAGCAACATTCGCAGGATGGTCAAGGAAGGGTAA
- a CDS encoding Glu/Leu/Phe/Val family dehydrogenase translates to MDNNNVLTSTQIVIEEALRKLGYGDDMIDLLKEPMRMLTVRIPVRMDDGKTRVFLGFRAQHNDAVGPTKGGVRFHPDVNELEVKALSIWMSLKCGIANLPYGGGKGGVICDPRKMSFRELERLSRGYVRAISQIVGPNKDIPAPDVMTNAQIMAWMMDEYSRIREFDSPGFITGKPLVLGGSLGRESATAKGVAIMIDEAMAKKGIPVAGSRVVIQGFGNAGSFLAKFMHDAGAKVVAISDVHGALYNEQGLDIEHLMDRRDSFGTVTNLFQNTISNDELLTLDCDVLVPAAIENQITASNADRIRAKIIVEAANGPTTLDATRIVTDKGILLIPDVLASAGGVIVSYFEWVQNNQGYYWSEAEVDAKLREMMVRGFNSVYELHALKKVDMRLAAYMVGVRKMAEAVRLRGWV, encoded by the coding sequence ATGGACAACAATAATGTACTGACTTCGACGCAAATCGTGATCGAAGAGGCGCTTCGTAAACTAGGGTACGGCGACGATATGATTGATTTATTGAAAGAACCGATGCGGATGCTTACGGTTCGTATTCCAGTGCGCATGGACGATGGCAAAACCCGCGTGTTTCTTGGATTCCGCGCGCAGCATAACGACGCTGTCGGGCCGACGAAGGGCGGCGTTCGGTTTCATCCGGACGTGAACGAGCTGGAAGTAAAGGCATTGTCGATTTGGATGAGTCTCAAATGCGGCATCGCGAATTTGCCGTATGGCGGCGGTAAAGGCGGCGTTATTTGCGATCCCCGTAAAATGTCGTTCCGCGAACTGGAACGGCTGAGCCGGGGCTATGTCCGGGCGATCAGCCAAATCGTCGGACCGAACAAGGACATTCCCGCTCCGGACGTCATGACGAATGCGCAGATCATGGCCTGGATGATGGACGAATACAGCCGTATTCGGGAATTCGATTCTCCCGGCTTCATCACGGGCAAGCCGCTCGTGCTGGGCGGATCTCTCGGAAGAGAAAGCGCGACGGCCAAAGGGGTCGCCATCATGATCGACGAAGCAATGGCGAAGAAGGGCATTCCCGTAGCGGGCTCTCGCGTCGTCATTCAAGGCTTCGGCAATGCCGGCAGCTTTCTGGCTAAATTCATGCACGATGCCGGAGCGAAAGTCGTTGCTATTTCCGATGTGCACGGCGCATTGTATAATGAACAAGGATTGGATATCGAACATTTAATGGACCGGCGGGATTCGTTCGGTACCGTGACCAATTTATTTCAGAATACGATCTCCAATGACGAATTGCTGACGCTGGATTGCGACGTGCTCGTGCCTGCCGCGATCGAAAACCAAATAACGGCAAGCAACGCGGACCGAATTCGTGCTAAAATCATTGTTGAGGCCGCGAATGGCCCGACGACGTTGGACGCGACGCGTATCGTAACGGACAAAGGCATTTTGCTTATTCCGGACGTGCTGGCAAGCGCCGGCGGCGTTATCGTTTCTTATTTCGAATGGGTACAGAACAATCAAGGCTACTATTGGTCGGAAGCGGAAGTCGACGCCAAGCTGCGGGAAATGATGGTGCGCGGCTTTAACAGCGTCTATGAGCTGCACGCGCTCAAGAAAGTCGATATGCGGCTGGCCGCTTATATGGTCGGTGTGCGCAAAATGGCGGAAGCGGTCCGCCTGCGGGGCTGGGTTTAA
- a CDS encoding flagellar brake protein — MLPVINQMLYLQIASSDEEEAALEYKARIADGTDDELLIEVPLHEGTGRLKRLFLGDEISAHFISQEGVKNYFNTHVLGFKEDTFRLIRIRKPETESITKIQRRHFLRVAAELEIAIKLSGNIRFIGLTDDVGGGGISFMVDAKWPIGQGTELDCWLLVPYRNGSVDHSQFKAEVVRVKTLENGKHQVMAKFSKILDSERQRIIRFCFERQLDYRK, encoded by the coding sequence ATGCTGCCAGTAATTAATCAAATGTTATACTTGCAAATTGCGTCATCCGACGAAGAAGAGGCTGCGTTGGAATATAAAGCGAGAATTGCGGACGGCACCGACGATGAACTGCTTATCGAGGTTCCCCTGCATGAGGGGACGGGACGATTGAAGCGGCTGTTCCTCGGAGACGAAATTTCCGCTCATTTTATTTCACAAGAGGGCGTAAAGAACTATTTCAATACGCATGTGCTCGGGTTCAAAGAAGATACGTTTCGCTTGATTCGCATCCGCAAGCCGGAAACGGAATCCATCACTAAAATTCAACGGAGGCATTTCCTCCGGGTTGCCGCCGAGCTTGAGATTGCGATTAAACTGTCCGGCAATATTCGTTTCATCGGTTTGACCGACGACGTAGGCGGAGGCGGCATTTCCTTCATGGTCGACGCGAAGTGGCCGATCGGGCAAGGAACAGAGCTTGACTGCTGGCTGCTCGTTCCTTACCGCAATGGGTCGGTCGATCACTCCCAGTTCAAGGCGGAAGTCGTGCGGGTCAAGACGCTCGAGAACGGCAAGCATCAAGTGATGGCGAAATTCTCGAAAATATTGGATAGCGAGCGCCAGCGAATCATCCGCTTCTGCTTCGAACGGCAGCTCGACTACCGAAAATGA
- a CDS encoding YphA family membrane protein, which translates to MNDGFIALWLLSMAAILYFTGWEQAVADGMPLRLLGVFIGSSCVLQFITIAVQDQFVISGGAVLAIGTAVILLISIRMPGNMLYILFSALLTGFMWTWMRYIYSMDPVFIVIHPRWDGPVLAGLFAGLLVDRFRSHFILVVFSAVIALSSHYLGPAAHAAPLQIGSLAWWDGLAIALTAARVMGSIKSWLKEKALRLADIRSSEEGGSS; encoded by the coding sequence ATGAACGACGGTTTCATTGCCTTATGGCTCTTATCCATGGCGGCGATTCTATATTTTACCGGATGGGAACAGGCCGTTGCGGACGGCATGCCGCTCCGCCTCCTTGGCGTGTTTATCGGCTCGTCCTGCGTGCTGCAATTCATCACGATTGCCGTGCAGGATCAGTTCGTGATATCCGGCGGCGCAGTGCTTGCAATCGGAACAGCGGTCATCCTGCTCATCTCCATCCGCATGCCGGGGAACATGCTCTACATTCTGTTCTCTGCGCTGTTGACCGGGTTCATGTGGACCTGGATGCGTTATATCTACAGCATGGATCCCGTATTCATCGTTATCCATCCGCGTTGGGACGGTCCCGTGCTTGCCGGCTTGTTCGCTGGATTGCTCGTCGACCGCTTCAGGTCTCATTTCATCCTTGTCGTATTCAGCGCCGTGATCGCGTTAAGCAGTCATTATCTGGGACCGGCCGCGCATGCTGCTCCGCTGCAGATCGGTTCACTGGCATGGTGGGACGGACTAGCGATCGCGTTGACGGCCGCAAGAGTCATGGGAAGCATCAAATCGTGGCTGAAAGAAAAAGCGTTACGCTTAGCAGACATACGTTCAAGCGAAGAAGGAGGAAGCTCGTAA